In one window of Macrotis lagotis isolate mMagLag1 chromosome 5, bilby.v1.9.chrom.fasta, whole genome shotgun sequence DNA:
- the AMD1 gene encoding S-adenosylmethionine decarboxylase proenzyme, translating to MEAAHFFEGTEKLLEVWFSRQQPDESKGSGDLRTIPRFEWDKLLENVHCLIISVTKTDKQEAYVLSESSMFVSKRRFILKTCGTTLLLQALVPLLELAREYSGFDSIQSFFYSRKNFMKPSHQEYPHRNFQEEVEFLNDIFPNGAAYCMGRMNSDCWYLYTLDFPESRVINQPDQTLEILMSELDPAVMDQFYMKDGVTANDVTRVSGIRDLIPGSVIDATMFNPCGYSMNGMKSDGTYWTIHITPEPEFSYVSFETNIGQTSYDDLIRKVVEVFKPGKFVTTLFVNQSSKCRTVFSSAQKIEGFKRLDRQIAQFNDYNFVFTSFAKNQQQQQS from the exons ATGGAAGCTGCACACTTCTTCGAAGGGACCGAGAAGCTGCTGGAGGTTTGGTTCTCCCGGCAGCAGCCAGACGAGAGCAAAGGATCTGGGGATCTCCGCACCATCCCAAG gtTTGAGTGGGACAAACTTTTGGAGAATGTGCATTGTTTAATCATAAGTGTGACAAAAACTGACAAGCAGGAAGCTTATGTACTCAG TGAGAGTAGCATGTTTGTCTCCAAGAGACGTTTCATTTTGAAGACATGTGGTACCACCCTCTTACTGCAAGCACTGGTCCCCCTGTTGGAGCTTGCTAGGGAGTACAGTGGGTTTGACTCAATTCAA AGCTTCTTTTATTCTCGTAAGAATTTCATGAAGCCTTCCCACCAGGAGTACCCACACAGGAATTTCCAGGAAGAAGTAGAATTCCTTAATGATATTTTCCCAA ATGGAGCAGCATATTGTATGGGGCGTATGAATTCTGATTGCTG GTACTTGTACACTCTGGATTTTCCAGAGAGTCGGGTTATTAATCAGCCAGATCAGACACTGGAAATTCTGATGAGTGAGCTTGATCCAGCAGTTATGGACCAGTTCTACATGAAAGATGGTGTTACTGCAAATGATGTCACTCGt gtGAGTGGAATTCGTGACCTGATACCAGGTTCTGTCATTGATGCTACAATGTTCAATCCTTGTGGTTATTCAATGAATGGAATGAAATCGGAT ggAACTTATTGGACTATTCACATCACTCCAGAACCAGAATTTTCTTATGTTAGCTTCGAAACTAACATAGGTCAGACCTCTTACGATGACCTGATCAGGAAAGTAGTGGAAGTTTTCAAGCCTGGAAAATTTGTGACCACCCTCTTTGTAAATCAG AGTTCTAAATGTCGCACAGTGTTTTCTTCGGCCCAAAAGATTGAAGGGTTTAAACGTCTTGATCGCCAGATTGCCCAGTTCAATGATTACAATTTCGTTTTTACCAGTTTTGCTAAGAATCAGCAGCAACAGCAGAGTtga